In the Profundibacter amoris genome, CGTGGTTTTGCCCGCACCGTTTTCGCCCAGCAGGGCCAGAACCTCGCCCTGAAGCAGGGTCAGGTCGATGGCGTCATTGGCAATGACATCGCCAAAACGTTTGGTCAGACCGGCAAGGGTCAGGATAAGGGGTTTGTTCATGATAGGGGGGTGAGGTGCCGGATTAACTCCGGCACCTGCGGCCTTTTTATTTGTCGGAAACGGGTTCGTCGTTGTTCACTTTCACAACGAAGGATCCATCCAGAATTGCGGCTTCTTTGGCCTTGATGGCTTCTACCACGTCCGTCGGTACAAGGTTTTCATCCACCACAACGGACCCACCGCCATATTTCATATAGCTGTATTGGCCGTAATCCTCGGCCTTGTAGGACCCGTCTGCAACCGCAGCGATTGCCTTGTCTATGGTTGGCTCCATATGCCAAAGGGCCGACGACAGGATTGTATTCGGATAATCACCGGATGTGTCAATCACGTTGCCAATCGCCTTCACGCCCCGTTCAACCGCGGCATCGGAAACGCCGAAGCGTTCGGCATACATCACGTCGGCACCGGCATCCATCATCGCGAATGCGCTTTCCTTGGCTTTGGGCGGATCGTACCAGCTGCCGATAAAGTTCACGAGGAATTTGACATCCGGATTGGTTTCCCGCGCACCGTCCATAAAGGCGTTCATCAGGCGGTTCACCTCGGGGATGGCATAGCCCCCGACCATACCGATCACATTGGATTTGCTGGCAGCCCCCGCCGCCATGCCCGACAGATAGGCAGGTTCATGGATCCAGTTGTCGAACACCGACAGGTTGTCGCCCGCCGGCTCGAACGACGAGCCCATAAGGAAAGCGGTTTCGGGGTAATCGGCGGCCACCTTGCGAGCCGCGCGTTCCAGACCGAAGATTTCGCCAACGATCAGCTGCTGGCCGCCTTCGGCATATTCGCGCATCACACGTTCATAATCGGTGTTGGCAACGTTTTCGGAATAGACATATTCGATATCGCCCCGTTCCTCGGCGGCAACCAGTGCTTTGTGAATCCGGCTGATCCATTGCTGTTCAACCGGCAGGGTGAATATCCCTGCGACCTTGATCTTTTCGGCCAGGGCTGCGCCGGCAGACATCATTGTCCCTGCGGCAATAAATGACGCCAGAACCGTGCGCCTGCTCCATGTTTTCAAAATTCCCATTGTAACCTCCCAAGTGGCAATGTGTCGCAAGGGTGGCGGTGTTTTATCAACCGGTCAAGAAATTACTTGGATTCAAGTTGAAAAATCTGCCCGTTCCCTCACCATTTTGTGATCACCGCCGCCCTTTACCTGCCAGCGCTGGAAGCCCCTATGTGCGCATGAGGCAATCCCGTAACGGGTGAAATAACAGGAGAAACGAATGAGCAACGACAAACCTGAAAACAAGTCACGGCGCAAAGTGCTGCTTGGGGCGGCAGCCCTGAGCATATTTCCGGCACCGGCATTGCTGGCACAGGCAAGCGGCGGGACACGGCGCAATATTTCATCCTTTCGGGTTCCGCGCTGGCAGGACCATTTCGACAATCTGAAAAACGGCGCGATTCTGTCGGATACGGTATCGCGCATGGTGCAGTTCTGGTCCGAGGACGAAAGCGTCTATAAACTGTATCCCAGTTCCGTGCCGATGACCGATGATTTGACCCGCCGTGGCTATACCCGGATTATCCGCAAGGTCGTTGGCCCGTCGTGGCGGCCGACCGCATCGATGAAACGGCGCAACCCCGAGTGGCCCGATTATGTCGGCCCGGGGCCGGACAACCCGCTGGGGACACATGCGCTGTATTTAAGCTGGCAATATTACCGGATCCACGGCACCAATGACACGCGCAAGATCGGGCGGCGCTCGTCCAACGGGTGTATCGGGCTGTATAACAACCAGATTGCCGAATTGTTCGATCTGGCCAAGGTCGGCACGCAGGTTAAATTGATTTAGAGCATATCCGAGGAGATTGTGCCGCGCTGACGCGCGTCACCCCGAGCGCGCCCCTGACGGGGCGCGCTTTTGCCTGCGGCGCAGGTATTTGCAGCAAGAAGAAGGGTCAGCGGATGCGCTGGCCGTTTTCGTCAAAGAACAGCGCGTTGGCATCGTCAAAATCAACCCCGAGTTTTTGCCCGACATCGAAGGAATACTGGCCAAACAGGCGCACCGTCAGCACATCGTCGGTATCGAGGGCCACCAACAGGTTGGTTTCCGCCCCTAGCCGTTCAATATGTGTCACCACCCCGGACAGGCGCCCGCCATCAACAATCGTCAGATATTCAGGCCGGATGCCCAGCACCGCGCCCTTGTCAAACCCGTAGGCAGCGGCTTTGACGAAATTCATCGCCGGCGAGCCGATAAAACTGGCCACAAACTGATTGTCGGGGTCGTTGTAGATATCCATCGGGCTGCCGACCTGTTCCACCCGCCCGTCACGCAGCACCACGATACGGTCGGCCAGTGTCATTGCCTCGATCTGGTCGTGGGTGACATAGACCATGGCGCTGTCAATCGTGCGGTGCAGGTTGGCGATTTCGATACGGGTGTTCATCCGCAGGGCGGCGTCCAGATTGGACAGGGGTTCGTCAAACAAAAACAGGTCCGGCTCGCGGGTGATGGCGCGGCCAATCGCGACCCGCTGGCGTTGCCCGCCGGACAGTTCGGCCGGGCGGCGATCCAGATAGTCGTCCAGTGACAACATGCGGCTGGCCTCGGTCACACGCTCGGCAATTTCGGCTTTGGCCATCTTTGCCTGTTTCAGTCCAAGTTCCATATTGCCGCGCACCGTCAAGTGGGGATAGAGCGCGTAGGACTGGAACACCATTGCGATCCCGCGTTTGGATGGCGGGGTGGTGGTGACATCGCGGCCCACAATTTCCACGCTGCCCGATGTCGCATCCTCAAGCCCTGCAATCACCCGCAACAGGGTGGATTTGCCACAGCCAGAGGGACCGACAAACACCACGAATTCACCATCCTCGACGGTCAGGTCAATGTCGTGCAGCACTTTGACCGGGCCAAAGGATTTGCAGACTTTTTCCAGTTTCAAAGCGCTCATTTCGTATCCTTCATCAAATCACATTCACGGGTGGTGTTACTCATTTTACCGCCCCCGAGGTAATGCCACGGATCAGTTGCCGCGAGAAAATCACATAAAGCACCAGCACCGGAATGATCGCCATCGACAGCGCCGCCAGCACAGCGTTCCAGTTGGTGACGAACTGGCCGATAAACACCTGACTGCCCAGTGTCAGGGTTTTGGTGGCCTCGCTTGGGGCAAGGATCAGCGGGAACCACAGATCGTTCCAGATCGGGATCATGTTGAACACCGCCACGGTTGCCATGGCGGGGCGCACCAGCGGCAACACCAGCCTAAAAAAGATCGCGTATTCGCTAAGCCCGTCAATCCGGCCTGCGTTTTTCAGATCCTCGGACACCTGTTTCATGAATTCGGTCAGGATGAACACCGCCAGTGGCAGCCCTTGTGCGGTATAGACAAGGATCAGCGCCGTCAGCGTATTCACCAGCCCGCTGGCCACCATCATTTTCAGGATGGCGACGGTACCGATGCGGATCGGGATCATGATGCCCAGCGCCAGAAAAAGCCCCAGCAACGCATTCCCCTTGAACCGGTATTCCGCCAGTGCAAAGGCGGCCATTGCCCCGAACAGCAATACAAAGAACAGCGACACCACAGTAACGATCAGCGAATTCTGGAAATAGAGAAAGAAATCCCCCTGTTTCAGCACAGTGTCATAGCCGATGGTCGAAAACGTATCGGGACCTGGCAGTTGTAGCGGGTTGCGAAAGATGGCCTTGCGGGTTTTGAAACTGTTGATCAGGATCACGAATACCGGAAACAGGGCCAACACGGTGTAGCTTAGCAAAATCCCGTGGGCGGCGATGGAATGCCAGATATTGCGGCGTGCTTTGTTCATCTTTCCGCCCCCCCTAGAACTGATACCGGCGCAGGCGGCGCTGGATGGCGAACAGGTACAGGCAAACCCCGACCAGAATGATGGCGAACATAGCGCTGGCGATGGTCGCGCCCATGTTGATATCGCCCAATTGCAACTGGTTGCCAAAGAAGGTGCGATACATAAAGGTGCCCAGAATATCGGTGGCATAATGCGGCCCTGCCAGCGCCCCCTGCGCGGCATAGATCAGGTCGAACGCATTGAAATTGCCAACGAATGTCAGGATTGAAATGATGCCGATGCTGGGCAAAATCAGCGGCAGTTTGATTTTCCAGAAGGCGGAAAACCCTGTCAGCCCGTCACATTCACCGGCTTCCAGCACCTCTTCGGGGGTCGACAGCAGAGCAGCGTAAATCAGCAGCATCGGGATGCCGATAAACTGCCAGACGGAAATCAGCGACAGGGTGGTCAGGGCGTATTCCTCAAGGCCGAGCCACGGGGCGAAAAGCGATTTCAACCCGACACTGTCCAGCAGCCAAGGTGCGATGCCCCAAAGCGGCGACAGGATTAGTTTCCAGGCGAAACCGACAATCACAAAGGACAGGATTGCCGGAATAATCACCACCGTGCGATAAGCCGCCGCAAAGCGCAATTTGGGCGAGGACAGGATCGCCGCCAACAAAATGCCGACCGGATTTTGCACCAGCATATGGATCATGAAAAACCAAGTATTATTCTTTAACGCGTTCCAGAAATGCCAAGCCCAGCGTTCATCCCCGAACAGGGTGTTGAAATTCTGCCAGCCGACAAAAACCTGCCGGTTGTCCACATCGGTAAAGAACGACATGCCCAGAGTGTTGAAAATGGGGATGATCATGATGGTGGTGTAGATCAGCACGGCGGGTGCCAGAAATACAACGATATGCCACTTGAAACGCGGCTTGGTTTTTACGTCTTGCATGATGTTCCCCTGTGGATGCTCCGG is a window encoding:
- a CDS encoding BMP family protein is translated as MGILKTWSRRTVLASFIAAGTMMSAGAALAEKIKVAGIFTLPVEQQWISRIHKALVAAEERGDIEYVYSENVANTDYERVMREYAEGGQQLIVGEIFGLERAARKVAADYPETAFLMGSSFEPAGDNLSVFDNWIHEPAYLSGMAAGAASKSNVIGMVGGYAIPEVNRLMNAFMDGARETNPDVKFLVNFIGSWYDPPKAKESAFAMMDAGADVMYAERFGVSDAAVERGVKAIGNVIDTSGDYPNTILSSALWHMEPTIDKAIAAVADGSYKAEDYGQYSYMKYGGGSVVVDENLVPTDVVEAIKAKEAAILDGSFVVKVNNDEPVSDK
- a CDS encoding L,D-transpeptidase, whose translation is MSNDKPENKSRRKVLLGAAALSIFPAPALLAQASGGTRRNISSFRVPRWQDHFDNLKNGAILSDTVSRMVQFWSEDESVYKLYPSSVPMTDDLTRRGYTRIIRKVVGPSWRPTASMKRRNPEWPDYVGPGPDNPLGTHALYLSWQYYRIHGTNDTRKIGRRSSNGCIGLYNNQIAELFDLAKVGTQVKLI
- a CDS encoding ABC transporter ATP-binding protein: MSALKLEKVCKSFGPVKVLHDIDLTVEDGEFVVFVGPSGCGKSTLLRVIAGLEDATSGSVEIVGRDVTTTPPSKRGIAMVFQSYALYPHLTVRGNMELGLKQAKMAKAEIAERVTEASRMLSLDDYLDRRPAELSGGQRQRVAIGRAITREPDLFLFDEPLSNLDAALRMNTRIEIANLHRTIDSAMVYVTHDQIEAMTLADRIVVLRDGRVEQVGSPMDIYNDPDNQFVASFIGSPAMNFVKAAAYGFDKGAVLGIRPEYLTIVDGGRLSGVVTHIERLGAETNLLVALDTDDVLTVRLFGQYSFDVGQKLGVDFDDANALFFDENGQRIR
- a CDS encoding carbohydrate ABC transporter permease is translated as MNKARRNIWHSIAAHGILLSYTVLALFPVFVILINSFKTRKAIFRNPLQLPGPDTFSTIGYDTVLKQGDFFLYFQNSLIVTVVSLFFVLLFGAMAAFALAEYRFKGNALLGLFLALGIMIPIRIGTVAILKMMVASGLVNTLTALILVYTAQGLPLAVFILTEFMKQVSEDLKNAGRIDGLSEYAIFFRLVLPLVRPAMATVAVFNMIPIWNDLWFPLILAPSEATKTLTLGSQVFIGQFVTNWNAVLAALSMAIIPVLVLYVIFSRQLIRGITSGAVK
- a CDS encoding carbohydrate ABC transporter permease, whose amino-acid sequence is MQDVKTKPRFKWHIVVFLAPAVLIYTTIMIIPIFNTLGMSFFTDVDNRQVFVGWQNFNTLFGDERWAWHFWNALKNNTWFFMIHMLVQNPVGILLAAILSSPKLRFAAAYRTVVIIPAILSFVIVGFAWKLILSPLWGIAPWLLDSVGLKSLFAPWLGLEEYALTTLSLISVWQFIGIPMLLIYAALLSTPEEVLEAGECDGLTGFSAFWKIKLPLILPSIGIISILTFVGNFNAFDLIYAAQGALAGPHYATDILGTFMYRTFFGNQLQLGDINMGATIASAMFAIILVGVCLYLFAIQRRLRRYQF